ATGAACCGGCGGTCCTGACAGATGCTGTTGCCGCACATGGGCGACTTGCCCGGAACCGCCCAGGATTGCAGGAATTCCAGAGTCTGCAATTCGGCCTGACGCATGCTCACCTGACTTGCCAATACCCGCGCGATCAAGCCGCTTTCGCCATGAGTCCGCTGATTCCACTCGTCCATGCCATCCATGACGCTTTTCGGATGATGAATCGCAATGACCGGCCCTTCGGCCAGGATATTGAGATGCTTGTCGGTCACGAGGGTGGCCATTTCGATGATCGTATCGGTCATCGGGTCCAGCCCCGTCATCTCGAGATCGATCCAGACGAGATTTTCCGTGGGTTCAACAGTGTTCATGCGCGCTCTTCTGAGGGTTCGGTGGCTTACAATTCGCTCAGCAGACTAACATGAAAACTGCGGTCATCGAACCCGAAACCATCCGCTCGCGAGGAGATCGATCATGGAAACACACACCCCGCTTCACGCACGATGGCACATCGAAAATGCGCATCTCGCCACCACGATTCAAACCGGGGACTACAAGAGCGCCGTGCTCCTGGTCAATGCCATTGCCTACCTCGCCGAACAACACCAGCACCACCCGACGATGACCCTTGGGTATAATCGACTGGATATCCGCATCACGACCCATGATGCGGGCCGTCTGACGGAAAAAGACCATCGCTTGGCATTCGAGATAGACCGTTTGCTGGCACACTGACGCCCCAGCCCGCCCCATTCGCAACGGGACAAGCACGGAGCCAGGTCCGTAAACCCTCGGAAAAACCCTGTCAGGAAGCACTGCATGACCGAAGTCATCGATCAGGAACACCAAACGGAGATCGCCGCCCTCATTCGCGACATTCGCGACGTGATGGCCCGCAATCGTCTGGTGGAAGGCCTGGTCGATCGCGCCCAGGAGAACAATCATGCCCTGGTCGAGAAGATCGTCCACAAGCAGAATCTGACCCGCCTCTCGAAAAAGCTGGAAAAACTCCATCCCGCCGACATCGCCGTGATTCTCGAAGCGCTGCCACACGAGGAGCGGATGGCGATATGGGAACTCGTGCATTCGGACATCGACGGCGAAGTCCTGCTTGAAGTTTCCGATGCCGTCCGGGAAAGCCTGCTCGCTGCGATGGACCGGGACGAGCTGGTCCAGGTCGCCAATAATCTCGATGCGGACGAACTGGCCGACCTGGCGCCCGATTTGCCCGAACAGATCATGCAGGAGGTATTCACCGCCCTGCCCCTGGCCGACCGGGAAAAGCTGAAATTTGCACTATCCTACGGCGAGGACACGGTGGGCGCCCTGATGGACTTCGACCTTGTCACGGTCCGGGCGGACGTAAACATCGACGTTGTCCTGCGCTATCTCCGCCGGATGGACAACCTGCCGGATCATACGGACAAGCTCTTCGTCGTCGACCGCTATGGTCAATTCGAAGGCGTCCTCCATCTCAAGACCCTGCTGCTGAGCGATCCCGATGCAGAGGTCAGCCAAGTGATGGCCCGCGACGTGGTTCGATTCCACCCGGAGGACAAGGCCCGCAACACGGCAGATGCCTTCGAACGCTACGACCTCATCAGTGCGCCAGTCACCGACGAGAACAACCGACTGATTGGCCGGGTCACCGTGGATGCCGTGGTCGACTTCATCCGCGAGGCCAGCGACGAAGAACGACTCGCCCAGGTCGGTCTTCGAGAGGAAGAGGACATTTTCGCCCCGATTCTCAAGAGCGTACGCAACCGGGCACCCTGGCTCGCCGTCAATCTCGTCACCGCTCTAATCGCTTCCCGCGTCATCGGCCTGTTCAGCGGCGCGATCGAACAGCTCGTTGCACTGGCTGCGCTGATGCCCATCGTGGCCGGCATGGGGGGCAATGTCGGCAACCAGACCATCACCATGATCGTCCGCGAACTGGCGTTCCGCCAACTGGGCAACGACGACATCCGCCTGCTTTACAGCAAGGAGATGCGCATTGCCCTGATCAATGGCCTCGTCTGGGGCTTCATCCTGGGACTGATCACCTTTCTCCTCTACCAGGGACTCGCCCTGTCCGCCGTGATGATGGCGGCCGTAACCCTCAACTTCCTGACGGCCGCCCTATTTGGCGTCACCATACCGGTCGTACGGATGAAACTGGGTCGGGATCCGGCGCTGGGCAGCTCCGTGCTGATCACCGCCATCACCGACTCCGGCGGCTTCTTCATCTTCCTGGGGCTCGCAACCCTCTTCCTTTTGCGCTAATTGCCGGTTTCGATGAAATCCAGACTGACCGATCGTCAAAAACACCATATCGCGACACGCCAGGCTACCTCGTCGCGCGAGCTGGAACCCGGCACCGTCGTCACGCATCACGGCACCGAACTGATTATCGAAACGCGCGATGGTGTGCTCCGGCGCGGCAAGGCCCGCCGCACTCTCGGCGCACTGACCACGGGGGATCGGGTGGGCTGGCACACCGGCGAGGACGAGCGGATCGTCATCGAACAGCTCCACCCACGAAGCAATACGCTGATTCGCCCGGATACCCATGGCAAACCCCGGCTGATGGCCGCGAACATCGATCAGGTGCTGATTGTCGTCTCGTCCAAACCCTGGATGAATCCGAGCATCATCGAGCGCACGATCGTCGCCACACTCGATCTGCCGGCCACGCCACTGATTCTGTTGAACAAGATCGACCTGCTCGACGAGACCGACCCGGCCATCCGGCAGGAAATGACTGAAGCACTGGACATCTGGCGGCAGCAGGGCATCGAAATATTGCCGGTCAGTACGAAAACCGGCGTCGGAATCCCCGAGCTGAAGGCGGCACTCGCCGACAATGTCTCGATGATGATCGGACTCTCCGGCGTCGGGAAGACCTCCCTCGCCCGATGCATCACCGCCCAGGCCTCGAAGGCCGCCATCCAGGCACTGTCGGAACACAGCCAGGAAGGACAGCACACCACGCGCAACAGCACGCTCTACCGACTCGACGATCTACCTGGCGGCCTGATCGACGCGCCGGGCGTACGGGATTTCGCCGTTGCGGCACAGAACCCGCAAGCCATCGACCGGGCCTTTCCGGATATCGTGGAACTGGCCGCCGGTTGCCGTTTTCACAACTGTACCCACGACCAGGAACCGGATTGCGCCGTCCGCTCGGCCGTCGCCGAACAGCAACTCGATGCCCGACGCTTCGAGAACTACCAAAGTCTCAAGCGCGAGCGTGTCCGCTGAACCGCCACGTCGATCAGCCGGGCGGCCAGGTCATCTGTCGTCCACCCAGCAGATGCAGGTGCAGGTGATACACCTCCTGACCGCCATGATCCCGACAGTTGAACACCGTCCGGTAGCCGGACTCGGCAATACCCTCCTGACGGGCCAGATCGCCAGCCACCACGAACAACTCACCGATCAGTGCCGCATCCTCGGGCTGTACATCATTCAAGGTCGCAATCGGTTTCTTGGGGATGATCAGAATATGTACCGGCGCCTGGGGATTGATATCCCGGAATGCCAGAATCCGATCGTTTTCAAAGACGATCGTTGCCGGAATCTCGCGGCGGATGATCCGGGAAAAAATGGTGTCGCTCATGGGCGTGTCCTTGGTATCTGAAAAAAACGGTTGAGCATTCGCTATACGCACAGCGTTTCGGGGAAAGCCACTGTAGTAGCGACAAGTCAATGGCGTCAATTGCATCCTGACCCGATCACCCCGATAGTGATTGGATGCTCTATAGAGATCAGGGAACCCGTGCCACCCGCAGCAGCCGCTCGTCGGCACGGCCGTGGTCGTCCACCGCCCGAATCGTATAACTGCCCGGTTGCGACGGTGACCAGAAAAGCGTCTGTCCGGGTTCAGCCTGACCGATATAGCTCTTGTCGGCAAACCAGTACACCCGATGGACATCCGCATCGGTCGTCACGGTGAGCGGGATGCGCGCCTGGGCCGGATGGGTCAACTGCTGGGTATAGACGTTCCCGGCAAGGGGGCTGGTGATCTGTGGCGGGCTCCCGCCGATCGTGTCGGCCAGCGAAAGGGGACCGCAGGCGGGGCTTCTGGGCGGCTGCGTACGCGGGATCCCCGCCAGGGCAAACAACTGCTGGAGATCGCTGGGCCAGTAGGCAAAGACCTTGCGCTCGTCCTGGACGGGATCGAAGGGCGGACAGACGGCCGCCCCTGTAACCCGATTCACCATCACCGGCCGGTACACGTCGTCCACGCGGATGGGCGAGACGCCGGGGATAAACCAGCTTTCGCCGGTACGCGGGCACCAGGCCGTGGGCAGCGCACCGCTGGACAGACATACCAAAACCTTGCGCAAGCGCGGCGGAATGGGCGCGGGCAGGTCGTGTAGCCCGGGATTCTCCGCCTTGAGGGCCGCCACGATATTGAAGAACAGTGGCCCGGCCATCTCGCCGCCCACAAAGGCGGGGTTGGGGCTGCCATCGAAATTGCCGACCCATACCACCAGCACGTAGGGACCGAACACCCCCACACTCCAGGCATCACGAAAGCTCGACGACGTGCCGGTTTTCCAGGCAACCGGCAAGGGGCTGGGCTGCCCCGTCGGCGCGAGGCCCGGGGGCGGGTTCTGACGAAGGATATCCAGCACCATGAAGCTTGCCGCCCGGCTCAGGAGCCTCGTGCCCTGCGCTGCCAGCCGGTGCGCGGTCTGGTTGCTGGCGGCCTGCACGAACCGCAAGGGCTTGATCACCCCCTGATTGGCCAGCATGGCATACAGCTTGGCCATCTCCTGCATCGTGACCTCCC
The Halothiobacillus diazotrophicus DNA segment above includes these coding regions:
- the orn gene encoding oligoribonuclease, whose product is MNTVEPTENLVWIDLEMTGLDPMTDTIIEMATLVTDKHLNILAEGPVIAIHHPKSVMDGMDEWNQRTHGESGLIARVLASQVSMRQAELQTLEFLQSWAVPGKSPMCGNSICQDRRFMVRLMPQLEQFFHYRNLDVSTVKELARRWHPELLQGLKKNATHQALDDIRGSIGELVYYREHFFRS
- the mgtE gene encoding magnesium transporter, which encodes MTEVIDQEHQTEIAALIRDIRDVMARNRLVEGLVDRAQENNHALVEKIVHKQNLTRLSKKLEKLHPADIAVILEALPHEERMAIWELVHSDIDGEVLLEVSDAVRESLLAAMDRDELVQVANNLDADELADLAPDLPEQIMQEVFTALPLADREKLKFALSYGEDTVGALMDFDLVTVRADVNIDVVLRYLRRMDNLPDHTDKLFVVDRYGQFEGVLHLKTLLLSDPDAEVSQVMARDVVRFHPEDKARNTADAFERYDLISAPVTDENNRLIGRVTVDAVVDFIREASDEERLAQVGLREEEDIFAPILKSVRNRAPWLAVNLVTALIASRVIGLFSGAIEQLVALAALMPIVAGMGGNVGNQTITMIVRELAFRQLGNDDIRLLYSKEMRIALINGLVWGFILGLITFLLYQGLALSAVMMAAVTLNFLTAALFGVTIPVVRMKLGRDPALGSSVLITAITDSGGFFIFLGLATLFLLR
- the rsgA gene encoding ribosome small subunit-dependent GTPase A, with the protein product MKSRLTDRQKHHIATRQATSSRELEPGTVVTHHGTELIIETRDGVLRRGKARRTLGALTTGDRVGWHTGEDERIVIEQLHPRSNTLIRPDTHGKPRLMAANIDQVLIVVSSKPWMNPSIIERTIVATLDLPATPLILLNKIDLLDETDPAIRQEMTEALDIWRQQGIEILPVSTKTGVGIPELKAALADNVSMMIGLSGVGKTSLARCITAQASKAAIQALSEHSQEGQHTTRNSTLYRLDDLPGGLIDAPGVRDFAVAAQNPQAIDRAFPDIVELAAGCRFHNCTHDQEPDCAVRSAVAEQQLDARRFENYQSLKRERVR
- a CDS encoding histidine triad nucleotide-binding protein, which codes for MSDTIFSRIIRREIPATIVFENDRILAFRDINPQAPVHILIIPKKPIATLNDVQPEDAALIGELFVVAGDLARQEGIAESGYRTVFNCRDHGGQEVYHLHLHLLGGRQMTWPPG